One Calonectris borealis chromosome 16, bCalBor7.hap1.2, whole genome shotgun sequence DNA window includes the following coding sequences:
- the MARF1 gene encoding meiosis regulator and mRNA stability factor 1 isoform X6, whose product MENKKAAVELKDASSPHNAGSKLFPAVPLPDVHPLQQQQIQLSPGPKPTRNSLADAAKIWPNIPPPSAQTAPVPIPICNGCGTKGTGNEKSLLLASSLGKSPQKYGSPEVAITGQVLENLPPIGVFWDIENCSVPTGRSAIAVVQRIREKFFKGHREAEFICVCDISKENKEVIQELNNCQVTVAHINATAKNAADDKLRQSLRRFADTHTAPATVVLVSTDVNFALELSDLRHRHGFRIILVHKNQASEALLHHAHELICFEEFISDLPPRLPLKMPACHTLLYVYNLPTNRDSKSVSNRLRRLSDNCGGKVLSISGSSAILRFLNQESAERARKRMENEDVFGNRIVVSFTPKNKELETKSSSFVGTEKVKSPKKINKNSKLCLLNKDSSDQSSGTKGSAGRGFQIHGSIIKPTNVKSLQELCRLESKTISRNIENQQEHLREQIPSPQSNSNAVIPVSLATKKIGTGEPSCKSSQKRETSASRSITNSPVDKKDKDETVFQVSYPSAFSKLTASRQLSPLLVSQSCWSSRSMSPNLSNRSSPLTFNVVSHTSATDCPDPFANGADIQISNIDYRLSRKELQQNLQEIFSRHGKVKSVELSPHTDYQLKATVQMENLQEAISAVNSLHRYKIGSKRIQVSLATGAASKSLSLLSSETMSILQDAPACCLPVFKFTEIYEKKFGHKLIVSDLYKLTDTVAIRDQGSGWLVCLLPSSQARQSPLGSSQSHDGSSANCSPIIFEELEYHEPVCKQHCLNKDFIEHEFDPDSYRIPFVILSLKTFAPQVHSLLQTHEGTVPLLSFPDCYMSEFNDLEMVPEGQGGVPLEHLITCVPGVNIATAQNGIKVIKWIHNKPPPPTTDPWLLRSKSPVGNPQLIQFSREVIDLLKSQPSCVIPVSKFIPTYHHHFAKQCRVSDYGYSKLMELLEAVPHVLQILGMGSKRLLTLTHRAQVKRFTQDLLKLLKSQASKQVIVREFLQAYHWCFSKDWDVTEYGVCELVDIISEIPDTTICLSQQDNEMVICIPKRERTQEEIERTKQFSKEVVDLLRHQPHFRMPFNKFIPSYHHHFGRQCKLAYYGFTKLLELFEAIPDVLQVLECGEEKILTLTEVEQVKAVAAQFVKLLRSQKDNCLMMTDLLTEYSKTFGYTLRLHDYDVSSVPALMQKLCHVVKVVDTESGKQIQLINRKSLRTLTAQLLVLLMSWDGTSFLSVEQLKQHYETIHSTSLNPCEYGFMTLPELLKSLPYLVEVFTNGAAEEYVKLTNLYMFAKNVRSLLHTYHYQQIFLHEFPVAYSKYTGEVLQPKAYGCNNLEELLGAIPQVVWIKGHGHKRIVVLKNDMKTRFSSPSFPPADHVDDHGNQLADNNGHIMETPGSTSSMELSLGTPSNVSNQTEQELLCLTNTSPVDLLCEPVPSCLPSPQLRPDPVVLESADLIQFEERPAPLSEIMILTEEEKQRIVTTAQEKLTSGSVVSNTTEGASVPPCQSSETQLNKEAMDSPAKKQHKNKVKLAANFSLAPVTKL is encoded by the exons ATGGAGAACAAGAAAGCTGCTGTAGAATTGAAGGATGCTTCATCTCCTCATAATGCTGGCTCTAAATTGTTTCCAGCAGTACCGCTTCCTGATGTTCATCCTCTTCAGCAACAGCAAATACAGCTTTCACCTGGCCCCAAA CCAACTAGAAACAGCCTAGCCGATGCTGCTAAAATCTGGCCAAATATTCCTCCTCCAAGTGCACAGACTGCACCTGTTCCTATCCCAATATGTAATGGCTGTGGAACCAAAGGAACAGGAAATGAGAAGAGTTTGCTACTGGCGAGCAGCCTTGGCAAATCGCCGCAGAAATATG GGTCTCCGGAAGTTGCAATAACAGGCCAAGTTCTGGAAAACTTGCCCCCCATTGGAGTCTTCTGGGATATTGAAAACTGTTCAGTTCCCACTGGTCGTTCAGCTATAGCAGTTGTACAGAGGATTCGTGAAAAGTTTTTTAAAGGTCACAGAGAGGCAGAATTCATCTGTGTGTGTGacattagtaaagaaaataaagaagttattCAGGAGCTAAACAACTGCCAG GTGACTGTTGCACACATCAATGCTACAGCAAAGAATGCTGCTGATGACAAACTCAGACAGAGTCTTAGGAGATTTGCCGATACACACACTGCACCTGCCACTGTGGTTCTTGTGTCAA cggATGTGAACTTTGCTTTGGAACTTAGTGACCTGAGACATCGACATGGTTTTCGGATAATTTTGGTACATAAAAACCAAGCTTCAGAAGCACTCTTACATCATGCTCATGAGcttatttgttttgaagaatttatTTCAGACTTGCCACCGAGGTTACCACTGAAAATGCCG GCATGCCATACTCTATTATATGTTTATAATCTGCCAAcaaacagagacagcaaaagtGTCAGTAATAGACTCAGGCGTTTGTCAGACAACTGTGGAGGCAaggtgctgagcatttctggaAGCAGTGCAATTCTCcgttttttaaatcaagaaagtGCTGAACGGGCTCGGAAACGAATGGAAAATGAAGATGTCTTTGGTAACAGGATTGTAGTGTCTTTTACTCCCAAAAACAAAGAACTTGAAACAAAAAGCTCCAGCTTTGTGGGAACTGAAAAGGTGAAATCTCccaaaaaaattaacaagaacTCAAAGCTGTGCCTCCTCAACAAAGACTCAAGTGATCAGTCTTCTGGTACCAAaggctctgctgggagaggaTTCCAGATTCATGGATCTATCATCAAACCCACAAATGTTAAAAGTTTACAG GAGCTGTGCCGCCTTGAATCAAAGACCATCAGTAGAAATATTGAAAACCAGCAAGAACATTTAAGAGAACAAATTCCTTCTCCTCAGAGTAACTCTAATGCAGTGATTCCTGTGTCTCTGGCAACCAAAAAAATTGGAACGGGAGAACCATCCTGTAAAAGTAGTCAgaa AAGAGAGACCTCTGCTTCCAGAAGCATTACCAATTCCCCTGTAGATAAAAAAGATaaagatgaaactgtatttcagGTCAGCTATCCCTCTGCATTCAGCAAGTTGACGGCTTCAAGACAACTTAGTCCTTTACTCGTGTCTCAGAGTTGCTGGTCATCTCG GAGTATGTCTCCAAACCTCTCAAATAGATCATCTCCACTCACCTTTAATGTAGTAAGTCATACCAGTGCTACAGACTGCCCTGATCCTTTTGCAAATGGTGCAGACATTCAGATCAGCAATATAGATTACAGATTGTCCAGAAAAGAGTTGCAGCAAAACTTACAAGAAATCTTCTCAAGACACGGCAAG gtaAAAAGTGTAGAGCTCAGTCCTCATACAGACTACCAGTTGAAGGCTACAGTTCAGATGGAAAATCTGCAAGAAGCAATCAGTGCTGTCAACAGTCTTCACAGATACAAAATTGGCAGTAAAAGGATCCAGGTCTCATTAGCAACGGGAGCTGCTAGTAAATCACTCTCTCTACTTAG CTCAGAAACGATGTCCATTCTGCAGGATGCACCTGCTTGTTGTCTGCCTGTGTTCAAATTCACGGAAATCTATGAAAAAAA atttgGACATAAGTTAATTGTATCAGACTTATATAAACTAACGGATACTGTGGCAATCCGTGACCAAGGAAGTGGGTGGCTGGTGTGCCTTTTACCCAGTAGCCAAGCCCGGCAGAGTCCATTGGGATCTTCACAGTCACATGATGGTTCATCAGCAAACTGTAGTCCTATAATATTTGAAGAGTTGGAATATCACGAGCCTGTTTGTAAGCAGCATTGCCTGAATAAAGACTTTAT TGAGCATGAGTTTGATCCAGATTCTTACAGAATTCCTTTTGTGATTTTGTCTCTGAAGACATTTGCTCCCCAAGTTCACAGTCTTCTACAGACACATGAGGGTACTGTGCCTTTACTAAg ttttCCTGATTGTTATATGTCAGAGTTCAATGATCTTGAAATGGTGCCAGAAGGCCAGGGTGGCGTTCCTTTAGAACATCTAATTACGTGTGTTCCTGGAGTTAACATTGCCACTGCCCAAAATGGCATTAAAGTTATTAAATGGATACATAACAAACCACCACCTCCGACTACAg atccTTGGCTTCTACGTTCCAAGAGCCCTGTAGGTAATCCACAACTTATTCAGTTCAGTAGAGAAGTGATAGATCTACTTAAAAGCCAACCGTCCTGCGTCATACCTGTCAGTAAATTCATCCCAACGTACCATCATCACTTTGCAAAACAATGCCGTGTGTCTGACTACGGGTATTCTAAATTAATGGAGCTGCTAGAAGCAGTGCCTCATGTACTGCAA attctTGGTATGGGTTCCAAACGCTTGTTAACTCTAACGCACAGAGCTCAAGTGAAGCGCTTTACTCAAGACTTACTGAAGCTTCTTAAATCCCAAGCCAGTAAGCAAGTTATTGTGAGGGAATTCTTACAGGCTTATCACTG GTGTTTCTCTAAGGACTGGGATGTTACTGAGTATGGAGTGTGTGAACTGGTTGATATTATATCAGAAATTCCAGATACAACCATCTGTTTGTCACAGCAAGACAATGAAATGGTAATTTGTATTCCCAAAAGAG aacgTACACAAGAAGAAATTGAAAGAACCAAACAATTTTCTAAAGAGGTAGTAGACTTACTGCGCCATCAACCCCATTTTCGAATGCCCTTCAATAAATTTATTCCTTCTTATCACCACCACTTTGGTCGTCAGTGCAAACTTGCTTACTATGGTTTTACAAAACTACTTGAACTCTTTGAAGCCATACCAGATGTCTTACAA GTATTGGAATGTGGGGAGGAGAAAATTCTCACGCTCACAGAGGTGGAACAAGTCAAAGCAGTTGCTGCCCAGTTTGTTAAACTGCTGCGGTCTCAGAAAGACAACTGCCTTATGATGACTGATTTACTGACAGAGTACAGTAAAACATTTGGATACACACTGCGTCTTCATGACTATGATGTTAGCTCAGTTCCAGCTTTAATGCAAAAACTTTGCCATGTTGTAAAG GTTGTTGATACAGAGTCTGGCAAGCAAATTCAGCTGATAAATAGAAAATCTCTGCGGACTCTGACTGCCCAATTGCTAGTCTTGTTGATGTCCTGGGATGGAACATCCTTTCTCTCTGTTGAACAGCTTAAACAGCATTATGAAACAATCCATAGTACTTCGCTTAATCCGTGTGAATATGGATTTATGACCTTACCTGAACTCCTGAAGAGTCTCCCTTACTTGGTTGAG GTTTTTACCAATGGTGCAGCAGAAGAATATGTGAAGCTTACAAATCTGTATATGTTTGCAAAGAATGTAAGGTCCTTACTTCACACTTACCATTATCAGCAGATTTTTCTTCATGAGTTCCCAGTAGCATACAGCAAATACACAGGAGAAGTACTGCAGCCTAAAGCATATGGATGCAATAACTTAGAAGAGCTCTTGGGAGCAATTCCACAG GTGGTCTGGATTAAAGGACATGGTCATAAGAGAATTGTGGTACTAAAGAATGATATGAAAA CTCGTTTTAGCTCACCTAGTTTTCCCCCTGCTGATCATGTGGATGATCATGGAAATCAACTTGCTGACAATAATGGACATATTATGGAGACCCCAGGATCCACTTCATCAATGGAACTAAGTCTAGGAACACCTAGCAATG TTTCTAATCAAACTGAGCAAGAACTTCTTTGCCTCACAAATACATCTCCCGTTGACCTCTTGTGTGAGCCAGTTCCTTCCTGCCTCCCATCCCCGCAACTGAGACCTGATCCAGTGGTTCTTGAGTCTGCAGACCTCATTCAGTTTGAGGAACGCCCTGCACCTCTCTCCG AGATAATGATtttaacagaagaggaaaaacagagaattgTTACCACAGCTCAAGAAAAATTGACCTCTGGTTCTGTGGTATCTAACACCACAGAGGGTGCTTCAGTGCCTCCCTGTCAGTCCTCTGAAACCCAACTAAACAAGGAAGCAATGGACAGCCCAGccaaaaagcaacacaaaaacaaGGTGAAATTGGCAGCAAACTTTTCACTTGCACCTGTAACCAAGCTTTAA
- the MARF1 gene encoding meiosis regulator and mRNA stability factor 1 isoform X4 — protein sequence MENKKAAVELKDASSPHNAGSKLFPAVPLPDVHPLQQQQIQLSPGPKVSCCAHGSDSSCTPQMHCGGGGGNLIHPGTILDSKSTGTITCQVGSGFAYQSASSLKSPPARSNLAGIANEFPGVCVENSVSSCQHLPCCGKLHFQSCHGNVHKLHQFPALQSCTSSGYFPCSEFTSGAAGHLDEHIAQSDLTSRVCANPLHLNMAPSVCLKGSHYCNDCLSKPTRNSLADAAKIWPNIPPPSAQTAPVPIPICNGCGTKGTGNEKSLLLASSLGKSPQKYGSPEVAITGQVLENLPPIGVFWDIENCSVPTGRSAIAVVQRIREKFFKGHREAEFICVCDISKENKEVIQELNNCQVTVAHINATAKNAADDKLRQSLRRFADTHTAPATVVLVSTDVNFALELSDLRHRHGFRIILVHKNQASEALLHHAHELICFEEFISDLPPRLPLKMPACHTLLYVYNLPTNRDSKSVSNRLRRLSDNCGGKVLSISGSSAILRFLNQESAERARKRMENEDVFGNRIVVSFTPKNKELETKSSSFVGTEKVKSPKKINKNSKLCLLNKDSSDQSSGTKGSAGRGFQIHGSIIKPTNVKSLQELCRLESKTISRNIENQQEHLREQIPSPQSNSNAVIPVSLATKKIGTGEPSCKSSQKRETSASRSITNSPVDKKDKDETVFQVSYPSAFSKLTASRQLSPLLVSQSCWSSRSMSPNLSNRSSPLTFNVVSHTSATDCPDPFANGADIQISNIDYRLSRKELQQNLQEIFSRHGKVKSVELSPHTDYQLKATVQMENLQEAISAVNSLHRYKIGSKRIQVSLATGAASKSLSLLSSETMSILQDAPACCLPVFKFTEIYEKKFGHKLIVSDLYKLTDTVAIRDQGSGWLVCLLPSSQARQSPLGSSQSHDGSSANCSPIIFEELEYHEPVCKQHCLNKDFIEHEFDPDSYRIPFVILSLKTFAPQVHSLLQTHEGTVPLLSFPDCYMSEFNDLEMVPEGQGGVPLEHLITCVPGVNIATAQNGIKVIKWIHNKPPPPTTDPWLLRSKSPVGNPQLIQFSREVIDLLKSQPSCVIPVSKFIPTYHHHFAKQCRVSDYGYSKLMELLEAVPHVLQILGMGSKRLLTLTHRAQVKRFTQDLLKLLKSQASKQVIVREFLQAYHWCFSKDWDVTEYGVCELVDIISEIPDTTICLSQQDNEMVICIPKRERTQEEIERTKQFSKEVVDLLRHQPHFRMPFNKFIPSYHHHFGRQCKLAYYGFTKLLELFEAIPDVLQVLECGEEKILTLTEVEQVKAVAAQFVKLLRSQKDNCLMMTDLLTEYSKTFGYTLRLHDYDVSSVPALMQKLCHVVKVVDTESGKQIQLINRKSLRTLTAQLLVLLMSWDGTSFLSVEQLKQHYETIHSTSLNPCEYGFMTLPELLKSLPYLVEVFTNGAAEEYVKLTNLYMFAKNVRSLLHTYHYQQIFLHEFPVAYSKYTGEVLQPKAYGCNNLEELLGAIPQVVWIKGHGHKRIVVLKNDMKTRFSSPSFPPADHVDDHGNQLADNNGHIMETPGSTSSMELSLGTPSNVSNQTEQELLCLTNTSPVDLLCEPVPSCLPSPQLRPDPVVLESADLIQFEERPAPLSEIMILTEEEKQRIVTTAQEKLTSGSVVSNTTEGASVPPCQSSETQLNKEAMDSPAKKQHKNKVKLAANFSLAPVTKL from the exons ATGGAGAACAAGAAAGCTGCTGTAGAATTGAAGGATGCTTCATCTCCTCATAATGCTGGCTCTAAATTGTTTCCAGCAGTACCGCTTCCTGATGTTCATCCTCTTCAGCAACAGCAAATACAGCTTTCACCTGGCCCCAAAGTAAGCTGCTGTGCTCATGGCTCTGACTCTTCTTGTACTCCACAAATGcattgtggtggtggtggtggtaactTGATTCACCCTGGCACAATATTAGACTCAAAAAGCACTGGGACGATTACTTGTCAAGTAGGGTCAGGATTTGCTTATCAGTCTGCATCTTCACTGAAGAGCCCTCCAGCTAGAAGCAATTTGGCGGGCATTGCGAATGAGTTCCCTGGCGTGTGCGTAGAAAACAGTGTATCTTCCTGTCAACATCTGCCCTGTTGTGGAAAACTCCATTTCCAGTCCTGTCATGGTAACGTGCACAAACTGCATCAGTTTCCAGCCCTTCAGAGCTGCACATCTTCTGGCTATTTTCCTTGTTCTGAATTCACAAGTGGGGCTGCAGGCCACTTGGATGAGCATATTGCACAGTCGGACCTAACATCACGTGTGTGCGCCAACCCTTTGCACCTAAACATGGCACCTTCAGTTTGTTTAAAGGGCTCTCACTACTGCAATGACTGCTTGAGCAAG CCAACTAGAAACAGCCTAGCCGATGCTGCTAAAATCTGGCCAAATATTCCTCCTCCAAGTGCACAGACTGCACCTGTTCCTATCCCAATATGTAATGGCTGTGGAACCAAAGGAACAGGAAATGAGAAGAGTTTGCTACTGGCGAGCAGCCTTGGCAAATCGCCGCAGAAATATG GGTCTCCGGAAGTTGCAATAACAGGCCAAGTTCTGGAAAACTTGCCCCCCATTGGAGTCTTCTGGGATATTGAAAACTGTTCAGTTCCCACTGGTCGTTCAGCTATAGCAGTTGTACAGAGGATTCGTGAAAAGTTTTTTAAAGGTCACAGAGAGGCAGAATTCATCTGTGTGTGTGacattagtaaagaaaataaagaagttattCAGGAGCTAAACAACTGCCAG GTGACTGTTGCACACATCAATGCTACAGCAAAGAATGCTGCTGATGACAAACTCAGACAGAGTCTTAGGAGATTTGCCGATACACACACTGCACCTGCCACTGTGGTTCTTGTGTCAA cggATGTGAACTTTGCTTTGGAACTTAGTGACCTGAGACATCGACATGGTTTTCGGATAATTTTGGTACATAAAAACCAAGCTTCAGAAGCACTCTTACATCATGCTCATGAGcttatttgttttgaagaatttatTTCAGACTTGCCACCGAGGTTACCACTGAAAATGCCG GCATGCCATACTCTATTATATGTTTATAATCTGCCAAcaaacagagacagcaaaagtGTCAGTAATAGACTCAGGCGTTTGTCAGACAACTGTGGAGGCAaggtgctgagcatttctggaAGCAGTGCAATTCTCcgttttttaaatcaagaaagtGCTGAACGGGCTCGGAAACGAATGGAAAATGAAGATGTCTTTGGTAACAGGATTGTAGTGTCTTTTACTCCCAAAAACAAAGAACTTGAAACAAAAAGCTCCAGCTTTGTGGGAACTGAAAAGGTGAAATCTCccaaaaaaattaacaagaacTCAAAGCTGTGCCTCCTCAACAAAGACTCAAGTGATCAGTCTTCTGGTACCAAaggctctgctgggagaggaTTCCAGATTCATGGATCTATCATCAAACCCACAAATGTTAAAAGTTTACAG GAGCTGTGCCGCCTTGAATCAAAGACCATCAGTAGAAATATTGAAAACCAGCAAGAACATTTAAGAGAACAAATTCCTTCTCCTCAGAGTAACTCTAATGCAGTGATTCCTGTGTCTCTGGCAACCAAAAAAATTGGAACGGGAGAACCATCCTGTAAAAGTAGTCAgaa AAGAGAGACCTCTGCTTCCAGAAGCATTACCAATTCCCCTGTAGATAAAAAAGATaaagatgaaactgtatttcagGTCAGCTATCCCTCTGCATTCAGCAAGTTGACGGCTTCAAGACAACTTAGTCCTTTACTCGTGTCTCAGAGTTGCTGGTCATCTCG GAGTATGTCTCCAAACCTCTCAAATAGATCATCTCCACTCACCTTTAATGTAGTAAGTCATACCAGTGCTACAGACTGCCCTGATCCTTTTGCAAATGGTGCAGACATTCAGATCAGCAATATAGATTACAGATTGTCCAGAAAAGAGTTGCAGCAAAACTTACAAGAAATCTTCTCAAGACACGGCAAG gtaAAAAGTGTAGAGCTCAGTCCTCATACAGACTACCAGTTGAAGGCTACAGTTCAGATGGAAAATCTGCAAGAAGCAATCAGTGCTGTCAACAGTCTTCACAGATACAAAATTGGCAGTAAAAGGATCCAGGTCTCATTAGCAACGGGAGCTGCTAGTAAATCACTCTCTCTACTTAG CTCAGAAACGATGTCCATTCTGCAGGATGCACCTGCTTGTTGTCTGCCTGTGTTCAAATTCACGGAAATCTATGAAAAAAA atttgGACATAAGTTAATTGTATCAGACTTATATAAACTAACGGATACTGTGGCAATCCGTGACCAAGGAAGTGGGTGGCTGGTGTGCCTTTTACCCAGTAGCCAAGCCCGGCAGAGTCCATTGGGATCTTCACAGTCACATGATGGTTCATCAGCAAACTGTAGTCCTATAATATTTGAAGAGTTGGAATATCACGAGCCTGTTTGTAAGCAGCATTGCCTGAATAAAGACTTTAT TGAGCATGAGTTTGATCCAGATTCTTACAGAATTCCTTTTGTGATTTTGTCTCTGAAGACATTTGCTCCCCAAGTTCACAGTCTTCTACAGACACATGAGGGTACTGTGCCTTTACTAAg ttttCCTGATTGTTATATGTCAGAGTTCAATGATCTTGAAATGGTGCCAGAAGGCCAGGGTGGCGTTCCTTTAGAACATCTAATTACGTGTGTTCCTGGAGTTAACATTGCCACTGCCCAAAATGGCATTAAAGTTATTAAATGGATACATAACAAACCACCACCTCCGACTACAg atccTTGGCTTCTACGTTCCAAGAGCCCTGTAGGTAATCCACAACTTATTCAGTTCAGTAGAGAAGTGATAGATCTACTTAAAAGCCAACCGTCCTGCGTCATACCTGTCAGTAAATTCATCCCAACGTACCATCATCACTTTGCAAAACAATGCCGTGTGTCTGACTACGGGTATTCTAAATTAATGGAGCTGCTAGAAGCAGTGCCTCATGTACTGCAA attctTGGTATGGGTTCCAAACGCTTGTTAACTCTAACGCACAGAGCTCAAGTGAAGCGCTTTACTCAAGACTTACTGAAGCTTCTTAAATCCCAAGCCAGTAAGCAAGTTATTGTGAGGGAATTCTTACAGGCTTATCACTG GTGTTTCTCTAAGGACTGGGATGTTACTGAGTATGGAGTGTGTGAACTGGTTGATATTATATCAGAAATTCCAGATACAACCATCTGTTTGTCACAGCAAGACAATGAAATGGTAATTTGTATTCCCAAAAGAG aacgTACACAAGAAGAAATTGAAAGAACCAAACAATTTTCTAAAGAGGTAGTAGACTTACTGCGCCATCAACCCCATTTTCGAATGCCCTTCAATAAATTTATTCCTTCTTATCACCACCACTTTGGTCGTCAGTGCAAACTTGCTTACTATGGTTTTACAAAACTACTTGAACTCTTTGAAGCCATACCAGATGTCTTACAA GTATTGGAATGTGGGGAGGAGAAAATTCTCACGCTCACAGAGGTGGAACAAGTCAAAGCAGTTGCTGCCCAGTTTGTTAAACTGCTGCGGTCTCAGAAAGACAACTGCCTTATGATGACTGATTTACTGACAGAGTACAGTAAAACATTTGGATACACACTGCGTCTTCATGACTATGATGTTAGCTCAGTTCCAGCTTTAATGCAAAAACTTTGCCATGTTGTAAAG GTTGTTGATACAGAGTCTGGCAAGCAAATTCAGCTGATAAATAGAAAATCTCTGCGGACTCTGACTGCCCAATTGCTAGTCTTGTTGATGTCCTGGGATGGAACATCCTTTCTCTCTGTTGAACAGCTTAAACAGCATTATGAAACAATCCATAGTACTTCGCTTAATCCGTGTGAATATGGATTTATGACCTTACCTGAACTCCTGAAGAGTCTCCCTTACTTGGTTGAG GTTTTTACCAATGGTGCAGCAGAAGAATATGTGAAGCTTACAAATCTGTATATGTTTGCAAAGAATGTAAGGTCCTTACTTCACACTTACCATTATCAGCAGATTTTTCTTCATGAGTTCCCAGTAGCATACAGCAAATACACAGGAGAAGTACTGCAGCCTAAAGCATATGGATGCAATAACTTAGAAGAGCTCTTGGGAGCAATTCCACAG GTGGTCTGGATTAAAGGACATGGTCATAAGAGAATTGTGGTACTAAAGAATGATATGAAAA CTCGTTTTAGCTCACCTAGTTTTCCCCCTGCTGATCATGTGGATGATCATGGAAATCAACTTGCTGACAATAATGGACATATTATGGAGACCCCAGGATCCACTTCATCAATGGAACTAAGTCTAGGAACACCTAGCAATG TTTCTAATCAAACTGAGCAAGAACTTCTTTGCCTCACAAATACATCTCCCGTTGACCTCTTGTGTGAGCCAGTTCCTTCCTGCCTCCCATCCCCGCAACTGAGACCTGATCCAGTGGTTCTTGAGTCTGCAGACCTCATTCAGTTTGAGGAACGCCCTGCACCTCTCTCCG AGATAATGATtttaacagaagaggaaaaacagagaattgTTACCACAGCTCAAGAAAAATTGACCTCTGGTTCTGTGGTATCTAACACCACAGAGGGTGCTTCAGTGCCTCCCTGTCAGTCCTCTGAAACCCAACTAAACAAGGAAGCAATGGACAGCCCAGccaaaaagcaacacaaaaacaaGGTGAAATTGGCAGCAAACTTTTCACTTGCACCTGTAACCAAGCTTTAA